Genomic window (Escherichia fergusonii ATCC 35469):
GGCGAAATTTATACTACTGAAAACGGCGTAAAAGTGATTGGCTACACCGATCTGCCAGGTCGCTTGCCGACCCAATCTTCACAGCTTTACGGTACTAACCTGGTCAACCTGCTGAAACTGCTTTGCAAAGAGAAAGACGGCAACATTACTGTTGATTTCGATGATGTCGTGATTCGTGGTGTGACGGTGATCCGCGATGGAGAAATTACCTGGCCGGCACCACCGATTCAGGTTTCCGCTCAGCCACAGACAGCACCGAAAGCCGCGCCCCAACCAACGGAACCGGAAAAACCGGCTTCGCCATGGCGGAAATATGCCTTGATGGCTTTGGCCATTATTCTCTTTGGCTGGATGGCAGATGTCGCGCCTAAAGAGTTCCTTGGTCACTTCACCGTTTTTGCCCTTGCATGTGTCGTTGGTTATTACGTGGTCTGGAACGTTTCTCACGCGTTACATACACCGCTGATGTCTGTCACTAACGCAATTTCGGGGATTATTGTTGTCGGAGCATTGTTGCAAATAGGCCAGGGTGGCTGGGTTAGCTTCCTGAGCTTTATTGCGGTGCTTATCGCCAGCATTAATATTTTCGGTGGTTTCACTGTAACTCAGCGTATGCTGAAAATGTTCCGCAAAAATTAAGGGGTAACATATGTCTGGAGGATTAGTTACAGCTGCATACATTGTTGCCGCAATCCTGTTTATTTTTAGTCTGGCGGGGCTTTCAAAACACGAAACTTCGCAACGGGGAAATAACTTTGGTATAGCCGGGATGGCGATAGCGTTAATCGCTACCATCTTTGGGCCGGATACAGGCAATGTTGCATGGATTCTGGTGGCGATGATCATCGGTGGTGCAATTGGTATCCGCCTGGCGAAAAAGGTTGAAATGACCGAGATGCCAGAACTGGTGGCGATTCTGCACAGCTTCGTAGGTCTGGCGGCGGTGCTGGTTGGTTTTAACAGTTACCTGCATCATGATGCTGGCATGGAGCCAGTACTGGTCAATATTCACCTGACGGAGGTATTCCTCGGTATCTTTATCGGTGCGGTAACGTTCACCGGTTCGGTTGTGGCGTTCGGTAAATTGTGCGGAAAAATCTCCTCAAAACCGCTGATGCTACCAAATCGTCATAAAATGAACCTTGCGGCACTGGTTGTTTCCTTCCTGTTACTGCTTGTTTTCGTTCGCACCGAAAGTGTTGGTCTGCAAGTGTTGGCACTGCTGGTGATGACCGTGATCGCACTGGTATTTGGCTGGCATTTAGTTGCATCTATCGGCGGGGCGGATATGCCTGTCGTAGTATCAATGCTCAACTCATACTCTGGTTGGGCTGCGGCAGCCGCAGGCTTTATGCTGAGTAACGACCTGTTAATTGTTACTGGTGCGCTGGTGGGGTCTTCTGGTGCCATCCTCTCTTACATTATGTGTAAGGCGATGAATCGCTCATTCATCAGCGTTATCGCCGGTGGCTTTGGTACAGACGGAATCTCCACAGGTGATGATCAGGAAGTTGGTGAACATCGTGAAATCACTGCGGAAGAAACTGCTGAACTGCTGAAGAACTCACATTCAGTGATTATCACTCCAGGTTACGGCATGGCAGTGGCACAGGCTCAATATCCGGTAGCGGAAATCACGGAGAAACTGCGTGCCCGTGGCATCAACGTGCGTTTTGGGATTCACCCGGTAGCAGGGCGTTTGCCTGGCCATATGAATGTGTTACTGGCAGAAGCGAAAGTGCCGTACGACATCGTGCTGGAAATGGACGAAATCAATGATGATTTTGCCGACACGGATACCGTACTGGTCATTGGTGCTAACGACACGGTTAACCCAGCGGCACAGGACGATCCTAAGAGTCCAATTGCCGGGATGCCAGTTCTCGAAGTGTGGAAAGCGCAAAACGTAATTGTCTTTAAACGTTCGATGAATACCGGTTATGCCGGGGTGCAAAACCCGCTGTTCTTTAAAGAAAATACTCATATGCTGTTTGGTGATGCTAAAGCCAGCGTGGATGCAATATTGAAAGCACTTTAAGTAAACCTCAGTGCACAACGGCCTCTTCGGGGGCCGTTTTTTTAAGCTCATGTGATGTAAATACGCAGATTTAATTTTTGCTCTCATGAAATGCAGCTAAATTCTTAGCCTGTATTACGCTATAAGTACTAGTCCTCGTCAGATAACGCATGAGACGTGAGAATGGCTAACTGGCTGCACTGGCGTAATATACCAACTGCAAAAACGTTGTTTGTGATGATTTTTATCGCCGGGATCGGGTTAATCATCTCGGTTGTGGCATTACTTTATCTGTCGTTACATCTAATCAGCTCTAAAGCTAATGAGATTGATAATCGGCGTGCTGCATTATCCGTCGAAGGGGCAATACAGACTTCGGTATTTCGAGTGTCATCGTTAGTACTGGATAATGCCGTCTGGGACGAAGCAGTGAAAGAAACGTATCGATCCGAACTTAATACTGACTGGTTATACAACACCTGGGGATCAGGTTTTAAAGTTAATAACCTTTATGACGGTACATTTGTCCTTAATGAAAATTTCGAGGTGCTCTGGGGGGCATTTCGCGGTGAAACGTTAAGGGGAAATGAACGCCATTTTTTTGGTAAAGGGATCGAAGCGTTAATTGATAAACATGCAGATGCGTTAAAAAACGGCAAAAATATCTATTCGGGGATCACCCGCACTCAGGCTGGAATTGCCTTTGTGGGCATCGGTTTGATTCGCCCTATGGCTGAAGCTTT
Coding sequences:
- the pntB gene encoding Re/Si-specific NAD(P)(+) transhydrogenase subunit beta; its protein translation is MSGGLVTAAYIVAAILFIFSLAGLSKHETSQRGNNFGIAGMAIALIATIFGPDTGNVAWILVAMIIGGAIGIRLAKKVEMTEMPELVAILHSFVGLAAVLVGFNSYLHHDAGMEPVLVNIHLTEVFLGIFIGAVTFTGSVVAFGKLCGKISSKPLMLPNRHKMNLAALVVSFLLLLVFVRTESVGLQVLALLVMTVIALVFGWHLVASIGGADMPVVVSMLNSYSGWAAAAAGFMLSNDLLIVTGALVGSSGAILSYIMCKAMNRSFISVIAGGFGTDGISTGDDQEVGEHREITAEETAELLKNSHSVIITPGYGMAVAQAQYPVAEITEKLRARGINVRFGIHPVAGRLPGHMNVLLAEAKVPYDIVLEMDEINDDFADTDTVLVIGANDTVNPAAQDDPKSPIAGMPVLEVWKAQNVIVFKRSMNTGYAGVQNPLFFKENTHMLFGDAKASVDAILKAL